One Saccharopolyspora erythraea NRRL 2338 genomic region harbors:
- a CDS encoding molybdopterin-dependent oxidoreductase, with translation MTAPAPRGRAAFAGLAGAGSALAAGHLVAGLAGMPTSSPLVAVGNSAIDLAPTPLKEFAVRTFGTADKIVLLTGMAVIIAALAVVAGLISRRSRLPGSVLIGAFGVLGAVAVAARPDFTTPALVAPVMALIAGLVVFALLMARGRSAVDGETSEDRRRFLTTSAAVVVGAGVAGAAGTALGRGAGADTSRRLVGARIPGVTAPPPGADFAVSGTPTFLTTNRDFYRIDTALTVPQLRVEDWRLRLHGMVEREMVLTFDDLVRRPLITRSITLACVSNPVGGPYISTAEFHGVRVRDLLLEAGVRPGAQQLFTTSADGFDTGTPLDVLLEPDRDALLAVGMNGEPLPAEHGFPVRMVVPGLYGYVSATKWLVDAEVTTFDRQHYWEKRGWAKQGPIKTQSRIDRPRRRDSLPAGPVTAAGIAWAQHTGIDRVEVRVDGGPWRTAELATDVSRDTWRMWRVTFHLGPGEHTVQCRATDRAGHTQPEQRRPVLPDGATGWHSVTFTCA, from the coding sequence ATGACTGCACCTGCACCTCGGGGACGGGCCGCTTTCGCGGGGCTGGCGGGCGCGGGCTCCGCGCTCGCGGCCGGCCACCTCGTCGCCGGGCTGGCCGGCATGCCCACCTCCTCGCCCCTGGTGGCGGTCGGCAACAGCGCGATCGACCTCGCCCCGACCCCGCTCAAGGAGTTCGCCGTCCGCACGTTCGGCACGGCCGACAAGATCGTGCTGCTGACCGGCATGGCCGTCATCATCGCGGCGCTGGCCGTGGTGGCCGGGCTGATCTCCCGGCGGAGCCGGCTGCCGGGGTCGGTTCTGATCGGTGCGTTCGGGGTTCTCGGTGCGGTCGCGGTGGCTGCCCGCCCGGACTTCACCACCCCGGCCCTGGTGGCCCCGGTCATGGCGCTGATCGCCGGGCTGGTCGTGTTCGCCCTGTTGATGGCTCGCGGCAGGTCGGCGGTCGACGGGGAGACGTCGGAGGATCGGCGGCGGTTCCTCACCACCTCGGCGGCGGTGGTCGTCGGTGCCGGTGTCGCGGGTGCGGCGGGCACCGCGCTCGGCCGAGGCGCGGGCGCCGACACCTCGCGGCGACTGGTCGGCGCGCGGATTCCCGGCGTCACCGCGCCACCGCCCGGCGCCGACTTCGCCGTGTCCGGCACGCCGACGTTCCTCACGACCAACCGGGACTTCTACCGCATCGACACCGCCCTGACCGTCCCGCAACTGCGCGTCGAGGACTGGCGGCTGCGCCTGCACGGCATGGTGGAGCGGGAAATGGTGCTGACCTTCGACGACCTGGTGCGACGACCGCTCATCACCCGGTCGATCACCCTGGCCTGCGTGTCCAACCCGGTCGGCGGCCCCTACATCTCCACCGCCGAGTTCCACGGCGTCCGAGTCCGCGACCTGCTCCTGGAGGCAGGCGTTCGCCCCGGCGCTCAGCAGCTCTTCACCACCAGCGCCGACGGGTTCGACACCGGCACACCACTGGACGTGCTGCTCGAACCCGACCGCGACGCCCTGCTCGCGGTGGGCATGAACGGTGAGCCGTTGCCCGCCGAGCACGGCTTCCCGGTGCGCATGGTCGTGCCGGGTCTCTACGGCTACGTCTCGGCGACCAAGTGGCTGGTCGACGCCGAGGTCACGACCTTCGACCGGCAGCACTACTGGGAGAAGAGAGGATGGGCCAAGCAGGGGCCGATCAAGACCCAGTCCCGCATCGACCGGCCCAGGCGGCGCGACTCGCTGCCCGCCGGACCGGTGACCGCGGCCGGGATCGCGTGGGCCCAGCACACCGGCATCGATCGCGTGGAAGTGCGCGTCGACGGCGGTCCGTGGCGGACCGCGGAGCTGGCCACCGACGTCAGCCGCGACACCTGGCGGATGTGGCGCGTCACCTTCCACCTCGGTCCCGGGGAGCACACCGTGCAGTGCCGGGCCACCGACCGCGCCGGTCACACCCAGCCGGAACAGCGCCGACCGGTCCTGCCCGACGGCGCGACCGGCTGGCACTCGGTGACCTTCACCTGCGCGTGA
- a CDS encoding DUF397 domain-containing protein: MPDLTNAGWKKSSRSTDLNCVEVAFAGPVVGVRDSKRPEGGVLAFSPARWADFVRSLRRPAAVTRR, from the coding sequence ATGCCGGATCTGACCAACGCGGGCTGGAAGAAGAGCAGCCGGAGCACGGACCTGAACTGCGTCGAGGTGGCTTTCGCCGGGCCGGTAGTCGGCGTCCGGGACTCCAAGCGGCCCGAGGGCGGGGTGCTGGCCTTCTCCCCCGCCCGCTGGGCGGACTTCGTCCGCAGCCTGCGCCGACCGGCCGCCGTCACGCGCAGGTGA
- a CDS encoding RluA family pseudouridine synthase has product MRRKLRSPLPQRDGLDAVRLRLPSEGPWETVRDHLVDRLPIGAERVDRMFREQAVVDLHGPVAADAPFVPGSFVWFHRDLPDEVPVPFEIGVVHRDDDLLVVDKPHFLATTPRGRHVAQTALVRLRRELSIPDLSPAHRLDRTTAGLVMFVIRPELRKSYQEMFQNRLVHKEYEAVAPFDPGLELPRTVRSRIVKERGVLAAQEVPGPPNAETLVELLEHRDGLGRYRLLPKTGRTHQLRVHLNSIGIPILGDDTYPVVNDPAPDDFGRPLQLLAKALEFTDPVSGLHRRFESGLALGAWKSYEDWNSGSVN; this is encoded by the coding sequence ATGCGACGCAAGCTCCGGTCCCCCCTGCCCCAGCGCGACGGCCTCGACGCCGTCCGGCTTCGGCTGCCCTCCGAGGGGCCGTGGGAGACCGTGCGGGACCACCTCGTCGACCGGCTGCCGATCGGCGCCGAGCGGGTGGACCGGATGTTCCGCGAGCAGGCCGTCGTCGACCTGCACGGTCCGGTGGCCGCGGACGCGCCGTTCGTGCCCGGCTCGTTCGTCTGGTTCCACCGCGACCTGCCCGACGAGGTGCCGGTGCCGTTCGAGATCGGCGTCGTCCACCGCGACGACGACCTGCTCGTGGTCGACAAACCGCATTTCCTGGCGACCACGCCGCGCGGCAGGCACGTCGCCCAGACCGCGCTGGTGCGGCTGCGCCGCGAACTCAGCATTCCCGATCTCAGCCCCGCGCACCGACTGGACCGCACGACGGCGGGGCTGGTGATGTTCGTGATCCGCCCGGAACTCCGCAAGAGCTACCAGGAGATGTTCCAGAACCGCCTGGTGCACAAGGAGTACGAGGCGGTCGCCCCGTTCGACCCCGGCCTGGAGCTGCCCCGGACCGTGCGGAGCCGGATCGTCAAGGAACGCGGCGTGCTGGCGGCCCAGGAGGTACCCGGACCGCCGAACGCCGAGACGCTGGTCGAGCTGCTGGAACACCGCGACGGGCTCGGCCGGTACCGGCTGCTGCCGAAGACCGGCCGCACCCACCAGCTCCGCGTGCACCTCAACAGCATCGGAATCCCGATCCTGGGCGACGACACCTACCCGGTGGTCAACGACCCCGCGCCCGACGACTTCGGCCGCCCGTTGCAACTGCTGGCGAAGGCGCTGGAGTTCACCGACCCGGTCAGCGGCCTGCACCGCAGGTTCGAGAGCGGACTCGCGCTCGGTGCGTGGAAGTCGTACGAGGACTGGAATTCCGGAAGCGTCAACTGA
- a CDS encoding ATP-dependent RecD-like DNA helicase — translation MGIDPGVAGREPGAVRGQPGAPNGQVSAPARGAVLEGTLERITFANEETGYTVARVDTGRGGDLVTVVGALLGAQPGEALRMRGRWGSHPQYGRQFHVDDYATVLPATVQGIRRYLGSGLIKGIGPKLAEKIVEHFGTAALDVIEQEPQRLVEVPKLGPKRTRLIAEAWEEQKAIKEVMVFLQGVGVSTSLAVKIYKQYTDDAIRVVKEEPYRLAGDVWGIGFKTADTIAKAVGIPHDSPQRVKAGLQFTLSESTGEGNCFLPETELIAEAVKILTVDTGLVIECLAELVEEEGVVREEIPGEDAEVPTAAIYLVPFHRAEVALAAQLTRLLRTSADRMPAFASVDWDKAMGWLRRTTGAELAEGQERAVRLALTEKVAVLTGGPGCGKSFTVRSIVELARAKRAKVVLAAPTGRAVKRLTELTGHEAATVHRLLQLQPGGDAAFDRDNPLDADLVVVDEASMLDLLLANKLAKAVPAGAHLLLVGDVDQLPSVGAGEVLRDLLAEGTPIPHVGLNEVFRQAAESGVVTNAHRINAGEHPRTHGLDDFFLFQVDEPDVTAELTVDVVARRIPRRFGLNPRTDVQVLAPMHRGPAGAGALNQLLQDAITPGRPGLPERRFGGRVFRVGDKVTQIRNNYDKGASGVFNGTQGVVSALDEEAQTLTVRTDEDEDVDYDFAELDELVHAYAVTIHRSQGSEYPCVVIPLTTSAWMMLQRNLLYTAVTRAKKLVVLVGSKKALGQAVRAVGSGRRHTALDHRLRAA, via the coding sequence ATGGGTATCGATCCGGGGGTGGCGGGCCGCGAGCCGGGCGCGGTGCGCGGGCAGCCCGGCGCGCCGAACGGGCAGGTAAGCGCGCCCGCCCGTGGCGCGGTGCTCGAAGGCACGCTGGAGCGCATCACCTTCGCCAACGAGGAGACCGGCTACACGGTGGCCCGGGTCGACACCGGTCGCGGCGGCGACCTCGTGACGGTCGTCGGCGCGCTGCTGGGCGCCCAGCCCGGGGAAGCGCTGCGGATGCGCGGGCGGTGGGGTTCGCACCCGCAGTACGGCCGCCAGTTCCACGTCGACGACTACGCCACGGTGCTGCCCGCCACCGTGCAGGGCATCCGGCGCTACCTGGGTTCCGGGCTGATCAAGGGCATTGGGCCCAAGCTCGCCGAGAAGATCGTCGAGCACTTCGGCACCGCCGCCCTCGATGTCATCGAGCAGGAGCCGCAGCGGCTCGTCGAGGTTCCCAAGCTCGGCCCAAAGCGCACCAGGCTGATCGCCGAGGCGTGGGAGGAGCAGAAGGCGATCAAGGAGGTGATGGTCTTCCTCCAGGGTGTCGGCGTGTCGACCTCGCTGGCCGTCAAGATCTACAAGCAGTACACCGACGACGCGATCCGCGTCGTGAAGGAGGAGCCCTACCGGCTGGCCGGTGACGTGTGGGGGATCGGGTTCAAGACCGCCGACACGATCGCCAAGGCGGTCGGCATCCCGCACGACTCGCCGCAGCGGGTCAAGGCGGGCCTGCAGTTCACGCTTTCGGAGTCCACCGGCGAGGGCAACTGCTTCCTGCCCGAGACCGAGCTGATCGCCGAAGCGGTGAAGATCCTGACCGTCGACACCGGTCTGGTGATCGAATGCCTCGCCGAGCTCGTCGAGGAGGAAGGCGTGGTCCGGGAGGAGATCCCGGGCGAGGACGCCGAGGTGCCGACCGCGGCGATCTACCTGGTGCCCTTCCACCGGGCCGAAGTGGCGTTGGCGGCCCAGCTGACGCGGCTGCTGCGCACCAGCGCCGACCGGATGCCCGCCTTCGCCTCCGTGGACTGGGACAAGGCGATGGGCTGGCTGCGCCGCACCACCGGGGCCGAACTGGCCGAAGGCCAGGAGCGGGCGGTGCGGCTGGCGCTGACCGAGAAGGTCGCGGTGCTGACCGGTGGTCCGGGCTGCGGCAAGAGCTTCACGGTGCGCTCGATCGTCGAGCTGGCCAGGGCGAAGCGGGCGAAGGTGGTGCTGGCGGCGCCGACCGGCCGGGCCGTCAAGCGCCTCACCGAGCTGACCGGCCACGAGGCCGCCACCGTGCACCGGCTCCTGCAGCTCCAGCCCGGCGGGGACGCCGCGTTCGACCGCGACAACCCGCTCGACGCCGACCTGGTCGTGGTCGACGAGGCGTCCATGCTCGACCTGCTGCTGGCCAACAAGCTCGCCAAGGCGGTCCCCGCCGGAGCGCACCTGCTGCTGGTCGGCGACGTCGACCAGCTCCCGTCGGTCGGCGCGGGCGAGGTGCTGCGCGACCTGCTCGCCGAGGGGACGCCGATCCCGCACGTGGGGCTGAACGAGGTGTTCCGCCAGGCCGCGGAGTCCGGCGTGGTCACCAACGCGCACCGGATCAACGCCGGCGAGCACCCGCGCACGCACGGCCTCGACGACTTCTTCCTGTTCCAGGTCGACGAGCCCGACGTCACCGCCGAGCTGACGGTCGACGTCGTCGCGCGGCGCATCCCGCGCAGGTTCGGTCTCAACCCCCGCACCGACGTGCAGGTCCTGGCGCCGATGCACCGCGGGCCGGCCGGGGCGGGCGCGCTGAACCAGCTCTTGCAGGACGCGATCACGCCCGGCAGACCGGGCCTGCCCGAGCGGAGGTTCGGCGGCCGGGTGTTCCGGGTCGGCGACAAGGTCACCCAGATCCGCAACAACTACGACAAGGGCGCCAGCGGCGTCTTCAACGGCACGCAGGGCGTAGTGAGCGCGCTGGACGAAGAGGCCCAGACGCTCACGGTGCGCACCGACGAGGACGAGGACGTCGACTACGACTTCGCCGAGCTGGACGAGCTCGTGCACGCCTACGCCGTCACGATCCACCGCTCGCAGGGCAGCGAGTACCCGTGCGTGGTGATCCCGCTGACCACCAGCGCCTGGATGATGTTGCAGCGCAACCTGCTCTACACGGCGGTGACCAGGGCGAAGAAGCTGGTGGTGCTGGTCGGGTCGAAGAAGGCGCTCGGTCAGGCGGTGCGCGCGGTCGGCTCCGGCCGCCGCCACACCGCGCTGGACCACCGGCTGCGCGCGGCGTGA
- a CDS encoding cupin domain-containing protein, with amino-acid sequence MADNDGNAVWHGRLEHVKGGGLVSDTAQTSGMRRFEAISGKTVGSEKLWMGRTHVSPATNSGDHHHGEAETAIYVVSGHPVFVFADGDEEVRVETEPGDYIFVPPYLPHREENPSPDGEAVVVIARSTQEGIVVNLPSLWAEVDPGDT; translated from the coding sequence GTGGCCGACAACGACGGCAACGCCGTGTGGCACGGGCGGCTGGAGCACGTCAAGGGCGGAGGTCTGGTGTCCGACACCGCCCAGACCTCGGGCATGCGGCGCTTCGAGGCGATCTCGGGCAAGACCGTCGGCTCGGAGAAGCTGTGGATGGGCCGCACCCACGTGAGCCCGGCGACCAACTCCGGCGACCACCACCACGGCGAGGCCGAGACGGCGATCTACGTCGTGTCCGGGCATCCGGTGTTCGTCTTCGCCGACGGCGACGAGGAGGTGCGGGTGGAGACCGAGCCGGGCGACTACATCTTCGTCCCGCCGTACCTGCCGCACCGCGAGGAGAACCCCTCGCCGGACGGGGAGGCGGTGGTGGTGATCGCCCGCAGCACCCAGGAGGGGATCGTGGTGAACCTGCCCAGCCTGTGGGCGGAGGTCGACCCCGGCGACACCTGA
- a CDS encoding gluconokinase: MTTQVVVMGVAGSGKTTVAELLAQRAGLEYVEADRFHSPENIAKMSSGTPLTDEDRQPWLRRLSEWMRERREAGVSTVLACSALKRSYRDILRSHAPALMFVHLHGSPELIRERMTSRKGHFMPPALLDSQIRDLEPLQADENGITVDLVHAPDEIAEQALSWLRIAPDMGTAR, encoded by the coding sequence GTGACGACCCAGGTGGTGGTCATGGGCGTGGCCGGGTCGGGCAAGACCACGGTCGCCGAGCTGCTCGCGCAGCGGGCCGGGCTGGAGTACGTGGAGGCCGACCGATTCCACTCCCCGGAGAACATCGCGAAGATGAGCTCCGGGACGCCGCTCACCGACGAGGACCGGCAGCCGTGGCTGCGGCGGCTCTCGGAGTGGATGCGGGAGCGGCGGGAGGCCGGTGTGTCCACCGTGCTGGCCTGCTCGGCGCTGAAGCGCTCCTACCGCGACATCCTGCGCAGCCACGCCCCGGCGCTGATGTTCGTGCACCTGCACGGCTCCCCCGAGCTGATCCGCGAGCGGATGACCAGCCGCAAGGGCCACTTCATGCCGCCGGCGCTGCTGGACTCCCAGATCCGCGACCTGGAGCCGTTGCAGGCCGACGAGAACGGCATCACCGTCGACCTCGTCCACGCCCCCGACGAGATCGCCGAGCAGGCGCTGTCCTGGCTGCGCATCGCCCCCGACATGGGCACCGCGCGCTGA
- a CDS encoding FadR/GntR family transcriptional regulator, with translation MTVSARQQTLHDRVLGVLGPAIAGGEYAPGDVLTLERIEQQFGVSRTVAREAVRVLESIQLVVTRPRTGVTVTPTERWNVFDPQLIRWRLAGKGRDAQLRSLTALRAAVEPAAAALAATNATAEHRARLAELGPLMRTTGRAGDLDTFLDLDIEFHGLVLLASGNEMFAGLSDVVAEVLTGRTVHHLMPHRPEEKALRLHALVASSIVAGDADVAEVAMRGIVAEVVEAVTDPDPRH, from the coding sequence ATGACGGTCTCGGCGAGGCAGCAGACCCTGCACGACCGCGTGCTCGGGGTGCTCGGGCCGGCGATCGCGGGCGGCGAGTACGCCCCCGGCGACGTCCTGACCCTGGAGCGCATCGAGCAGCAGTTCGGCGTGTCCCGCACGGTGGCCCGCGAGGCGGTGCGGGTGCTGGAGTCGATCCAGCTCGTGGTCACCAGGCCCCGGACCGGCGTGACAGTCACCCCGACCGAGCGCTGGAACGTCTTCGACCCGCAGCTCATCCGGTGGCGCCTGGCGGGCAAGGGCCGCGACGCGCAGCTCAGGTCGCTGACCGCGCTGCGCGCCGCGGTGGAACCCGCGGCGGCGGCGCTGGCGGCCACCAACGCCACCGCCGAGCACCGCGCCCGCCTCGCCGAGCTGGGCCCGCTGATGCGCACCACCGGCCGGGCCGGTGACCTGGACACCTTCCTCGACCTCGACATCGAGTTCCACGGCCTGGTCCTGCTGGCCTCGGGCAACGAGATGTTCGCCGGGCTCTCCGACGTCGTGGCCGAGGTGCTCACCGGCCGCACCGTGCACCACCTCATGCCCCACCGTCCCGAGGAGAAGGCGCTGCGCCTGCACGCCCTGGTCGCCTCCTCCATCGTGGCAGGCGACGCCGACGTGGCCGAGGTGGCGATGCGCGGCATCGTCGCCGAGGTGGTCGAAGCCGTCACCGATCCGGACCCGCGCCACTAG
- a CDS encoding GntP family permease — protein sequence METMQPAYGVGPLLLIAAGAVGLLLLLIMKFRLHAFISLVLVSLLVGLATRIPLDELVDTLLDGFGSTLGTVGLLVGLGAMIGRLLEVTGGARVLANTLISRFGPGRAPLALGVASLIFGFPIFFDAAFVVFLPIIFSVARRFGGSVLLYALPAAGGFAAMHAFVPPHPGPVAAAELVGADMGVVMLVGLGVAIPSWYLGAYLFAKFTGRRIDVPVPDLSDSDSEAENSESTSRAPLPKFGTVIGVLLLPLVLIFLNTGLETLGTAGVVDSEQTWVQVLQMVGETPVALLATAIVSVIVLGRGRSRADVEQIVNGALAPVCAIILITGAGGMFGGVLRASGIGGALSESLSAIGLPLIVAAFVISTALRVAQGSATVAITTTAGLIAPTVAATEGLSPLYRALLVIAIACGATVLSHVNDSGFWLVGRFLGMDLKTTLKTWTVLETLLGGIGFVIVLLLSAVA from the coding sequence GTGGAAACGATGCAACCGGCCTACGGCGTGGGCCCGCTGCTTCTCATAGCCGCAGGCGCGGTCGGTCTGCTGCTACTGCTGATCATGAAGTTCCGCCTGCACGCCTTCATCTCGCTCGTGCTGGTGAGCCTGCTGGTGGGTCTGGCCACCAGGATTCCGCTGGACGAGCTGGTCGACACCCTCCTCGACGGCTTCGGCAGCACGCTCGGGACAGTCGGCCTGCTGGTCGGGCTCGGCGCCATGATCGGACGGCTGCTGGAGGTCACCGGTGGCGCTCGGGTGCTGGCCAACACCCTGATCAGCCGTTTCGGGCCGGGCCGGGCGCCGCTGGCGCTCGGGGTCGCCTCGCTGATCTTCGGCTTCCCGATCTTCTTCGACGCCGCCTTCGTGGTGTTCCTGCCGATCATCTTCAGCGTGGCCAGGCGCTTCGGCGGCTCGGTGCTGCTGTACGCGCTGCCCGCCGCGGGCGGCTTCGCCGCGATGCACGCCTTCGTCCCGCCGCACCCGGGTCCCGTCGCCGCCGCCGAGCTGGTCGGCGCGGACATGGGCGTGGTGATGCTGGTCGGCCTGGGCGTGGCGATCCCGTCCTGGTACCTCGGCGCCTACCTGTTCGCCAAGTTCACCGGCCGCCGGATCGACGTGCCGGTCCCGGACCTGTCCGACTCCGACTCCGAGGCCGAGAACTCCGAGAGCACCTCGCGGGCACCGCTGCCGAAGTTCGGCACCGTCATCGGCGTCCTGCTGCTCCCACTGGTGCTGATCTTCCTCAACACCGGGCTGGAAACCCTCGGCACCGCCGGCGTCGTCGACTCCGAGCAGACCTGGGTGCAGGTGCTGCAGATGGTCGGCGAGACCCCGGTCGCCCTCCTTGCCACCGCGATCGTCAGCGTCATCGTCCTCGGCCGGGGCCGTTCCAGGGCCGACGTCGAGCAGATCGTCAACGGCGCGCTGGCGCCGGTCTGCGCGATCATCCTGATCACCGGCGCGGGCGGCATGTTCGGTGGCGTGCTGCGCGCCAGCGGCATCGGCGGCGCGCTGTCGGAGAGCCTCAGCGCCATCGGCCTGCCGCTGATCGTGGCCGCCTTCGTGATCTCCACCGCGCTGCGGGTCGCGCAGGGCTCGGCCACCGTCGCGATCACCACGACCGCGGGACTCATCGCGCCGACGGTCGCGGCGACCGAGGGGCTCTCTCCCCTCTACCGTGCGCTGCTGGTGATCGCCATCGCCTGCGGTGCGACCGTCCTGTCGCACGTCAACGACTCCGGCTTCTGGCTCGTCGGCCGCTTCCTGGGCATGGACCTCAAGACCACGCTCAAGACCTGGACGGTGCTGGAGACGCTGCTGGGCGGGATCGGCTTCGTGATCGTCCTGCTGCTGAGCGCGGTCGCCTAG
- a CDS encoding SGNH/GDSL hydrolase family protein, with protein sequence MTGQWFVRYVAIGDSQTEGLHDGDERSGYRGWADRLAEHLSELNPRLRYANLAVRGSLARQVRAGQLPAALELGPDLVTVCAGMNDVIRPRFDADRVCGELDEVVAALAARGVRVVITTFPDIGKLMPIARRLVPRVIALNAGIRESAARHGATLVDAFPHAAIADQRLYSADRLHANAEGHARIAAAVAHALELPGFDDGWTAPLAPAPPRPWWSNARTEVSWLGGCVGPWIGRGLLGASSGNRRTAKRPLLAPVAVRGDRELSGR encoded by the coding sequence ATGACAGGGCAGTGGTTCGTCCGCTACGTGGCGATCGGTGACAGCCAGACCGAGGGACTCCACGACGGCGACGAGCGCTCCGGCTACCGGGGCTGGGCGGACCGGCTCGCCGAGCACCTGAGCGAGCTGAACCCGCGGCTGCGCTACGCGAACCTGGCGGTGCGGGGCAGCCTGGCCCGCCAGGTCCGGGCCGGCCAGTTGCCCGCGGCCCTGGAACTGGGACCCGACCTGGTCACCGTGTGCGCCGGGATGAACGACGTGATCCGGCCGCGCTTCGACGCCGACCGCGTGTGCGGCGAGCTGGACGAGGTCGTGGCCGCCCTGGCCGCGCGCGGGGTGCGCGTGGTCATCACGACGTTCCCCGACATCGGCAAGCTCATGCCGATCGCGCGGCGGCTGGTGCCGCGGGTCATCGCGCTCAACGCCGGGATCCGGGAGTCGGCCGCCCGCCACGGCGCCACGCTGGTCGACGCGTTCCCGCACGCCGCGATCGCCGACCAGCGGCTCTACAGCGCCGACCGACTGCACGCCAACGCCGAGGGCCACGCGCGGATCGCGGCGGCCGTGGCGCACGCGCTGGAGCTGCCCGGCTTCGACGACGGCTGGACCGCCCCGTTGGCCCCCGCGCCCCCGCGCCCGTGGTGGTCGAACGCGCGGACGGAGGTGAGCTGGCTCGGCGGGTGCGTCGGCCCCTGGATCGGGCGCGGGCTGCTCGGCGCGTCGTCGGGCAACCGCCGGACCGCGAAGCGGCCGCTGCTCGCCCCGGTGGCCGTGCGCGGGGACCGCGAGCTCAGCGGGCGGTGA
- a CDS encoding arginase family protein codes for MLTRDPEKPVPQAGNERVALTVFRGRAGDHNDLAMRGSVAVARGLSERFGLPAGHVGSPEPALNTDWRTELDAALPALREMSGAYERLMSGGLAPLTALSRCSVALATLPVVARHRPDACVVWFDGHADLNTPDNTTTGYLGGMALSGAAGLWDSGLGGGLRLDNIVLGGARDVDPPERALIDAGAVRSVPPGPDLADELRAAIAGRPVYFHLDCDVLEPGIVPTDYRVPGGLSLADLHAVSDVVAEGELVGLEIGEFEASWPETAEPVVPDALLDAMAPMYAALTAR; via the coding sequence GTGCTCACCCGCGATCCTGAGAAGCCGGTGCCGCAGGCCGGGAACGAGCGGGTGGCATTGACGGTGTTCCGAGGCCGCGCCGGTGACCACAACGACCTCGCCATGCGCGGTTCGGTGGCGGTCGCACGCGGACTGTCCGAACGGTTCGGACTGCCGGCCGGCCACGTCGGCTCGCCGGAACCGGCGCTTAACACCGACTGGCGCACCGAGCTCGACGCCGCCCTGCCCGCGCTGCGCGAGATGTCCGGCGCCTACGAGCGGCTGATGTCGGGCGGGCTCGCGCCGCTGACCGCGCTGAGCCGGTGCAGCGTCGCGCTCGCGACGCTGCCCGTCGTCGCCCGGCACCGGCCGGACGCCTGCGTGGTCTGGTTCGACGGGCACGCCGACCTCAACACTCCGGACAACACGACGACCGGCTACCTCGGGGGCATGGCGCTCTCCGGCGCGGCCGGGCTGTGGGACTCCGGACTGGGCGGCGGTTTACGGCTGGACAACATCGTGCTCGGCGGAGCGCGCGACGTCGACCCGCCGGAGCGGGCGCTCATCGACGCCGGGGCGGTCCGCTCCGTGCCGCCGGGGCCGGACCTCGCCGACGAGCTGCGGGCGGCGATCGCGGGCCGGCCGGTGTACTTCCACCTCGACTGCGACGTGCTCGAACCCGGGATCGTGCCGACCGACTACCGCGTTCCCGGCGGGCTGTCGCTGGCGGACCTGCACGCGGTCTCGGACGTCGTGGCCGAGGGCGAGCTGGTCGGCCTCGAGATCGGCGAGTTCGAAGCATCCTGGCCGGAGACCGCCGAACCGGTCGTGCCGGACGCGCTCCTCGACGCCATGGCGCCGATGTACGCCGCCCTCACCGCCCGCTGA
- a CDS encoding glycerophosphodiester phosphodiesterase family protein produces MPVKRPRLRKKRYALAAVLGLLAGFAYLNNTSLLAAPSDQRPRVLAHRGLAQTFSTEGVENDTCTAERIAPPPHGYLENTIPSMRAAFDAGADLVELDVHITRDGQFAVFHDWEVDCRTEATGTTRDFTMAELRGLDVGYGYTADGGRTFPFRGKGEGLMPSLDEVLAEFPHEPLLIHVKSDDPAEGEALARRLSALDPPRLAEIAVYGGDAPVRVVRERLPRVRTMSKAIMKDCLLSYEAVGWTGAAPGACANTELHVPEGYAPWLWGWPSKFTERMESVGSRVVLVAGSGGFSEGFDTPESLRRVPEEFTGYVWTNRAEVVAPLIRR; encoded by the coding sequence ATGCCCGTGAAACGCCCGCGCCTGCGCAAGAAGCGCTACGCGCTCGCCGCCGTCCTGGGGCTCCTGGCAGGATTCGCCTACCTCAACAACACGTCCCTGCTCGCCGCGCCGTCCGACCAGCGGCCGCGCGTGCTGGCGCACCGCGGTCTCGCGCAGACGTTCAGCACGGAGGGCGTGGAGAACGACACGTGCACCGCCGAGCGGATCGCGCCGCCGCCGCACGGCTACCTGGAGAACACGATCCCGAGCATGCGCGCGGCTTTCGACGCGGGCGCGGACCTCGTCGAGCTCGACGTGCACATCACCAGGGACGGTCAGTTCGCGGTGTTCCACGACTGGGAGGTGGACTGCCGCACCGAGGCCACCGGCACCACGCGCGACTTCACCATGGCCGAGCTGCGCGGGCTCGACGTCGGGTACGGCTACACCGCCGACGGCGGGCGGACCTTCCCGTTCCGGGGCAAGGGCGAGGGGCTGATGCCGTCGCTGGACGAGGTGCTCGCCGAGTTCCCGCACGAGCCGCTGCTGATCCACGTCAAGAGCGACGACCCCGCCGAAGGCGAGGCGCTTGCCCGGCGCCTGTCGGCGCTGGACCCACCACGCCTGGCCGAGATCGCCGTCTACGGCGGGGATGCCCCGGTGCGGGTCGTGCGGGAACGGCTGCCGCGGGTGCGGACGATGTCGAAGGCCATCATGAAGGACTGCCTGCTGAGCTACGAGGCGGTCGGCTGGACCGGAGCCGCTCCCGGCGCGTGCGCGAACACCGAACTGCACGTCCCCGAGGGCTATGCCCCGTGGTTGTGGGGCTGGCCGTCGAAGTTCACCGAACGCATGGAATCGGTCGGAAGCCGGGTGGTGCTGGTCGCGGGTTCCGGCGGCTTCTCCGAGGGTTTCGACACCCCGGAGTCGCTGCGGCGCGTGCCGGAGGAGTTCACCGGCTACGTGTGGACCAACCGGGCCGAAGTGGTCGCACCGCTGATCCGGCGCTAG